The genomic DNA ATTCCCGATGCCCGCGAAATCCCCCAGACTTCAGTCGGAGGATGAGCTTAAAGTGACTTCGCTCTCAAATCTGCCCCTGGAATCTTAGAAATCTTTACTCAGAACAAAGTATGTAATGGTTTGGTAGTTGATTTAGGTTGTGGAAGCGGATTATGGGCGCAAGAACTCTCCAAAGCTCATTATCACGTTCTGGGAGTGGATATCTCTGAGGCGCTAATTGCGATCGCTCGAACAAGAGTACCAGATGCTGAGTTTCGAATTGAATCGCTGTTCAAGACAGATATCCCTCAGTGCAAAGCCGTTACTTCGATTGGTGAGTGTCTCAACTATCTATTTGATCCAGATAATAATTGGCAAACGCTAACTCAGTTGTTTCTTCGTGTATACAGTGCTTTAACTCCAGGTGGTGTCTTCATCTTCGATATTGCGGAACCTGGACAAGTACTACCAGAAAAAGTAACTAAAGGGTTTTCTCAAGGAGAGGATTGGGTGGTACTAGTCGAAAAGGAGGAGAACCGAAATCTTCAGACATTAACCCGTAGGATTACCAGCTTTCGGAAAATAGGAAAATATTATAGACGGGATGATGAAATACATTGTCTACAATTATATAAGTCTACAGATATAGCAAGAGAACTTTGCCGAGTAGGTTTCCAGGTTAGCAGGATGAGTAGTTATAGAAGCTACCATCTGCCGAAAGCTCATACGGCGTTCGTTGCAAATAAAATCATATAAAGTAGCAAAAACAACAGGTTGATGACTTGAACAAGCAGATTAGATTAT from Chlorogloeopsis sp. ULAP01 includes the following:
- a CDS encoding class I SAM-dependent methyltransferase, with protein sequence MVVDLGCGSGLWAQELSKAHYHVLGVDISEALIAIARTRVPDAEFRIESLFKTDIPQCKAVTSIGECLNYLFDPDNNWQTLTQLFLRVYSALTPGGVFIFDIAEPGQVLPEKVTKGFSQGEDWVVLVEKEENRNLQTLTRRITSFRKIGKYYRRDDEIHCLQLYKSTDIARELCRVGFQVSRMSSYRSYHLPKAHTAFVANKII